A genome region from Thalassococcus arenae includes the following:
- the tolR gene encoding protein TolR: MGAGVMKSGGGGSRRRRGRRGRSAPMSEINVTPFVDVMLVLLIIFMVAAPLLTVGVPVELPKTAASALPSETEEPLTVTVAIDGTVLIQTTEVAREELVSRLRAIAAERSDDRVFLRADGSVPYASVAEVMGALNAGGFSSIGLVTDIGGPTLDGSGG, translated from the coding sequence ATGGGGGCCGGGGTGATGAAATCCGGCGGGGGCGGCAGCCGCAGGCGCCGCGGCCGCCGCGGCCGTTCCGCACCGATGTCGGAAATCAACGTCACGCCCTTCGTCGACGTGATGCTGGTGCTGCTGATCATCTTCATGGTCGCCGCGCCGCTGTTGACCGTGGGTGTACCCGTCGAATTGCCCAAGACCGCTGCGAGCGCCTTGCCTTCGGAAACCGAAGAGCCGCTGACGGTGACCGTTGCCATCGACGGCACGGTGTTGATCCAGACAACCGAGGTCGCGCGCGAGGAATTGGTGTCCCGATTGCGTGCCATTGCGGCCGAACGATCGGATGACCGGGTGTTCCTGCGGGCGGATGGGTCGGTTCCCTATGCCAGCGTCGCCGAGGTCATGGGGGCACTGAACGCGGGCGGTTTTTCGTCGATCGGGCTGGTCACCGATATCGGCGGCCCGACCCTTG